One window from the genome of Thermus hydrothermalis encodes:
- a CDS encoding carbon-nitrogen hydrolase family protein, translating into MPFRTLLAVQAEVLPEAYRTEEAFRERVHGLLSPLKGTPTPRLAAFPELFGLPLLLHLEGEFHLRELLQNPLSPWRRARRAYGVFHRVMAEAAKAYGTYLLAGSLLCPPFEEELARGRFSRSPFFQNLALFYNPEGRLLAQVPKMELTPPERWLRRGGFGPHLVETQAGRVGILICLDGFFERHLARLDALGAEVLLQPSANPAPWERPWPWDPSRREGEVWLTSARERLVGREHLKVLLNPMLNGRILGLAFEGQSGIYGPGEALALARGPLGDEALLHFP; encoded by the coding sequence GTGCCGTTCCGCACCCTCTTGGCCGTGCAGGCGGAGGTCCTCCCGGAAGCCTACCGCACGGAGGAGGCCTTCCGGGAGCGGGTCCATGGCCTCCTGAGCCCCCTAAAGGGCACCCCCACCCCCCGCCTTGCCGCCTTCCCCGAACTCTTCGGCCTCCCCCTCCTCCTCCACCTGGAGGGGGAGTTCCATTTACGGGAACTCCTGCAAAACCCCCTATCCCCCTGGCGGCGGGCGCGGCGGGCCTACGGGGTCTTCCACCGGGTGATGGCGGAGGCGGCGAAGGCCTATGGCACCTACCTCCTTGCGGGAAGCCTCCTTTGCCCCCCTTTTGAGGAAGAGCTCGCCCGGGGGCGCTTTTCCCGAAGCCCTTTTTTCCAGAACCTGGCCCTCTTCTATAACCCCGAAGGCCGCCTCCTGGCCCAGGTGCCCAAGATGGAGCTCACCCCGCCCGAGCGCTGGCTTAGGCGGGGCGGCTTCGGCCCCCACCTGGTGGAAACCCAAGCCGGCCGGGTGGGGATCCTCATCTGCCTGGATGGCTTCTTTGAAAGGCACCTGGCCCGGCTAGACGCCCTGGGGGCCGAGGTCCTTTTGCAACCCTCCGCCAACCCCGCCCCCTGGGAAAGGCCCTGGCCCTGGGACCCTTCCCGGCGGGAGGGGGAGGTGTGGCTGACCTCGGCTCGGGAAAGGCTAGTGGGGCGGGAGCACCTGAAGGTGCTCCTAAACCCCATGTTGAACGGGAGGATCCTGGGGCTCGCCTTTGAGGGGCAAAGCGGCATCTACGGCCCCGGGGAGGCCTTGGCCCTGGCCCGAGGGCCTCTGGGGGACGAGGCCCTCCTCCACTTCCCCTAA
- the hemE gene encoding uroporphyrinogen decarboxylase, producing the protein MGGVNDLVLKAARGEATPRPPVWFMRQAGRYQRSYRALRERYTLPEMVRQPELAAQVTLSPVEELGVDAAILFADITTPLYGMGVDLDLVEGKGPVIHRPIRDAQGVEALLPLEPESAVPYVLETIRILKRALKVPLIGFAGAPFTLASYLIEGGPSRHFLKVKAFMYGEEALWHRLMEKLTLAMARYLRAQAEAGADLLQVFDSWVGALSPADYRRYVKPHMARLFQALRPLGVPVIHFGVGTMGLLEEMREAGGDVLGLDHHTPLPWARAVLGETPVQGNLDPALLFAPKEVLKREVLRILEENAGRPGHIFNLGHGILPKTPEENVRYVVELVKEVAA; encoded by the coding sequence ATGGGGGGCGTGAACGACCTCGTCCTCAAGGCGGCCCGGGGGGAGGCCACCCCCAGGCCCCCCGTCTGGTTCATGCGCCAGGCGGGCCGCTACCAAAGGTCCTACCGGGCCCTAAGGGAACGCTACACCCTGCCCGAGATGGTGCGCCAGCCCGAGCTCGCCGCCCAGGTGACCTTAAGCCCGGTGGAGGAGCTTGGGGTGGACGCTGCCATCCTCTTCGCCGACATCACCACCCCCCTTTACGGCATGGGGGTGGACCTGGACCTGGTGGAGGGCAAGGGCCCGGTGATCCACCGCCCCATCCGGGATGCCCAGGGGGTGGAGGCCCTGCTGCCCTTAGAGCCCGAAAGCGCCGTGCCCTACGTCCTGGAAACCATCCGCATCCTGAAGCGGGCCCTTAAGGTGCCCCTTATCGGCTTCGCCGGAGCGCCCTTTACCCTGGCGAGCTACCTCATAGAGGGGGGGCCAAGCCGCCACTTCCTAAAGGTGAAGGCCTTCATGTACGGGGAGGAGGCCCTCTGGCACCGCCTCATGGAGAAGCTCACCCTGGCCATGGCCCGCTACCTCAGGGCCCAGGCGGAGGCGGGGGCGGACCTCCTCCAGGTCTTTGACTCCTGGGTGGGGGCCTTGAGCCCGGCGGACTACCGCCGCTACGTGAAGCCCCACATGGCGAGGCTCTTCCAGGCCCTAAGGCCTTTGGGGGTGCCCGTGATCCACTTCGGGGTGGGGACCATGGGGCTCCTAGAGGAGATGCGGGAAGCGGGGGGGGACGTCCTGGGCCTGGACCACCACACCCCCCTCCCCTGGGCCCGGGCGGTCCTGGGGGAAACCCCGGTCCAGGGCAACCTGGACCCCGCCCTCCTCTTCGCCCCCAAGGAGGTCCTGAAGCGGGAGGTCCTCCGCATCCTGGAGGAGAACGCCGGGCGGCCCGGCCACATCTTCAACCTGGGGCACGGCATCCTGCCCAAGACTCCAGAGGAGAACGTGCGCTACGTGGTAGAACTCGTGAAGGAGGTGGCGGCGTGA
- the hemG gene encoding protoporphyrinogen oxidase: MAQVAIVGGGWAGLAAALALKEAGADFLLLEATPRLGGKVFTHRGEGFLVEGGPDASVRYKREVLALAEALGLSPIGTLPAKPSAYILRKGKPHPLPEGLLQVVPGDLKALAQTPLLSLSGKLRALYDLFLPRGGKEDESLKEFVERRLGPEVFQALVAPLAGGIYGGEPEELSMRAAFPALLELERKHRSLLLGAMRSRKGRGSREGGSLFFSFAEGLSALTRRMAERVAEHTLLATPVLALEPSGGRFRLHTPRGALEAEAVILATPAPTAASLLRPFLPGATALLKGIPHTPAATVSLAFKEELPVEGHGLLIAKGEGYQVRGFTWTHRKWPGRAPEGWSLVRAYFSGEAARLAEGELARLALAELRRYLGKEVRPERTFVFRFPEGMPAYRVGHQERIARLEMALLQAPGLFLAGNYLFGVGLPEVVRSGEKAAERALAHLSLTPPGEKEASRLG, encoded by the coding sequence GTGGCTCAGGTAGCCATCGTGGGCGGGGGCTGGGCCGGGCTCGCCGCCGCCCTCGCCCTGAAGGAAGCAGGGGCCGACTTTCTCCTCCTGGAGGCCACCCCCCGGCTTGGGGGCAAGGTCTTCACCCACCGGGGGGAAGGGTTTTTGGTGGAAGGGGGGCCCGACGCCAGCGTGCGCTACAAGAGGGAGGTTCTGGCCCTGGCCGAAGCCCTGGGCCTCTCGCCCATAGGCACCCTTCCCGCCAAGCCCTCCGCCTACATCCTGCGCAAGGGAAAACCCCATCCCCTCCCCGAGGGGCTACTCCAGGTGGTGCCGGGGGACCTGAAGGCCCTCGCCCAAACGCCCCTCCTCTCCCTTTCCGGCAAGCTTCGCGCCCTCTACGACCTCTTCCTCCCCAGGGGAGGCAAGGAGGACGAAAGCCTAAAGGAGTTCGTGGAAAGGCGCCTCGGCCCGGAGGTCTTCCAGGCCCTGGTGGCCCCCTTGGCCGGAGGGATCTACGGGGGCGAGCCCGAGGAGCTTTCCATGCGGGCCGCCTTCCCCGCCCTCTTGGAGCTAGAGCGGAAGCACCGAAGCCTCCTCCTCGGGGCCATGCGCTCCCGGAAGGGGCGGGGAAGCCGGGAGGGGGGGAGCCTCTTTTTCTCCTTCGCCGAGGGGCTTTCCGCCCTCACCCGGCGGATGGCGGAAAGGGTGGCGGAGCATACCCTCCTCGCCACCCCGGTCCTCGCCCTGGAGCCTTCAGGAGGCCGCTTCCGCCTCCACACCCCCAGGGGGGCCCTCGAGGCCGAAGCGGTGATCCTCGCCACGCCCGCCCCCACGGCGGCAAGCCTCCTAAGGCCCTTCCTCCCCGGGGCCACGGCCCTTTTGAAGGGCATCCCCCACACCCCGGCGGCCACGGTGAGCCTGGCCTTTAAGGAGGAGCTCCCCGTGGAGGGGCACGGCCTCCTCATCGCCAAAGGGGAAGGCTACCAGGTGCGGGGCTTCACCTGGACCCACCGCAAGTGGCCGGGAAGGGCCCCCGAGGGGTGGAGCCTGGTGCGGGCCTACTTCTCCGGGGAAGCGGCGAGGCTTGCGGAAGGGGAGCTCGCCCGCCTCGCCCTGGCGGAGCTCCGCCGGTACCTGGGCAAGGAGGTGCGCCCGGAAAGGACCTTCGTCTTCCGCTTCCCCGAGGGCATGCCCGCCTACCGGGTGGGGCACCAGGAGCGGATAGCGCGCCTAGAGATGGCCCTCCTCCAGGCCCCGGGGCTTTTCCTGGCCGGGAACTACCTCTTTGGCGTGGGCCTACCCGAGGTGGTGCGCTCGGGGGAAAAGGCGGCCGAAAGGGCCCTCGCCCACCTCTCCCTAACCCCCCCTGGCGAAAAGGAAGCCTCCCGGTTAGGATAA
- a CDS encoding peptidylprolyl isomerase, producing the protein MRAFLFALAFAFSPLTLAQEDPLVAQVGGEALTKSQFELRFGLFAKSALRQLGLPDTEETRALLAQYRPQYLEALAEERALLQVAKAQGFWPRPEAVEAQVQALMEAFPDENALAEALKGAGLPDLATYRLLLAEALALEALEGHYRGKLEVSPAALKALWLLSPEYRHGTLYCARHILLPTLEEAREALGRLAKGEPFPQVAQALSQDPGSKEEGGALGCAPEGTYIPAFENALLRLKPGEVSGPVGTQFGFHIILLEEVKPAGRFPLEEVAEELANSVKDRAWEKLAKALTRRYPIRLFPERL; encoded by the coding sequence ATGCGCGCTTTTCTTTTCGCCCTAGCCTTCGCCTTTAGCCCCTTGACCCTGGCCCAGGAGGACCCCCTGGTGGCCCAGGTGGGTGGAGAAGCCCTCACCAAGAGCCAGTTTGAGCTCCGCTTTGGCCTTTTCGCCAAGAGCGCCTTGAGGCAACTGGGCCTGCCCGACACGGAGGAAACCCGGGCCCTCCTCGCCCAGTATCGGCCCCAGTACCTGGAGGCCCTGGCGGAGGAGCGGGCCCTGTTGCAGGTGGCCAAGGCCCAGGGCTTCTGGCCCAGGCCCGAGGCGGTGGAGGCCCAGGTGCAGGCCCTCATGGAGGCCTTTCCCGATGAAAACGCCTTGGCGGAGGCCCTGAAGGGGGCGGGGCTTCCCGACCTTGCCACGTACCGCCTCCTCCTGGCGGAGGCCTTGGCCCTCGAGGCCCTGGAAGGCCACTACCGGGGGAAGCTTGAGGTTTCCCCCGCCGCCCTGAAGGCCCTTTGGCTCCTCTCCCCGGAGTACCGCCACGGGACCCTGTACTGCGCCCGGCACATCCTCCTTCCCACCCTGGAAGAGGCCCGGGAAGCCCTGGGCCGCTTGGCGAAGGGGGAGCCCTTCCCCCAGGTAGCCCAGGCCCTTTCCCAGGACCCGGGCTCCAAGGAGGAAGGGGGGGCTTTGGGGTGCGCCCCGGAAGGCACCTACATCCCCGCCTTTGAGAACGCCCTTTTGCGCCTGAAGCCAGGGGAGGTGTCCGGCCCGGTGGGGACCCAGTTCGGCTTCCACATCATCCTCCTGGAGGAGGTGAAGCCCGCCGGGCGTTTCCCTTTGGAGGAGGTGGCGGAGGAGCTCGCCAATAGCGTAAAGGACCGGGCCTGGGAAAAGCTCGCCAAGGCCCTCACCCGCCGCTACCCCATCCGGCTTTTCCCGGAAAGGCTTTAG
- the hemH gene encoding ferrochelatase, producing the protein MNVLLMAYGTPYAPEEIEPYYTDIRRGKRPSEELLRELTERYERIGKSPLNEITLVQALRLQALLNLEAPPLPKRLLGPFPPRAPQGPARVYVGTKHWHPTIGEAVAAMHEDGVRRAVAIVAAPHYSLRSVAEYKEKVEAALKALPEPIHFVWVESYEAHPGLIAAYARRLEEAIWRLKDPKRAAYVFTAHSIPLSAVERGDPYPRQVEKTAELIAKRLSLPRFQVAYQSAGRTPEPWLGPDINELLRQLREEGYTEVVVQAVGFPADHLEVFYDLDLEAQATAEAVGLRLLRARSLNADLDYIQVLKDLVEAAWLR; encoded by the coding sequence GTGAACGTGCTCCTGATGGCCTACGGCACCCCCTATGCCCCCGAGGAGATTGAGCCCTACTACACGGATATCCGCCGGGGCAAAAGGCCTTCCGAAGAGCTCCTAAGGGAGCTCACGGAACGCTACGAGCGGATCGGCAAAAGCCCCCTGAACGAGATCACCCTGGTCCAGGCCCTGAGGCTCCAGGCCCTTTTGAACCTCGAGGCCCCTCCCCTTCCCAAGCGCCTCCTGGGCCCCTTCCCGCCCCGCGCCCCCCAGGGGCCGGCCCGGGTCTACGTGGGCACGAAGCACTGGCACCCCACCATCGGCGAGGCGGTGGCCGCCATGCACGAGGACGGGGTCCGGCGGGCGGTGGCCATCGTGGCGGCTCCCCACTACTCCCTAAGGAGCGTGGCGGAGTACAAGGAGAAGGTGGAGGCCGCCCTAAAAGCCCTTCCCGAACCCATCCACTTCGTCTGGGTGGAAAGCTACGAGGCCCACCCTGGCCTTATCGCCGCCTACGCCAGGCGGCTGGAGGAGGCCATCTGGCGGCTTAAGGACCCTAAGCGGGCGGCCTATGTCTTCACCGCCCACTCCATCCCCCTTTCGGCGGTGGAGCGGGGGGACCCTTACCCGCGCCAGGTGGAGAAGACGGCGGAGCTCATCGCCAAAAGGCTCTCCCTCCCCCGCTTCCAGGTGGCCTACCAGTCGGCGGGGCGCACCCCCGAGCCCTGGCTTGGGCCCGACATCAACGAGCTTTTGCGGCAACTCAGGGAAGAGGGCTACACCGAGGTGGTGGTGCAGGCGGTGGGCTTCCCCGCCGACCACCTGGAGGTCTTCTACGACCTGGACCTCGAGGCCCAGGCCACGGCCGAAGCGGTGGGCCTCAGGCTCCTCCGGGCCCGGAGCCTCAACGCCGATCTAGACTACATCCAGGTCCTCAAGGACCTGGTGGAGGCGGCGTGGCTCAGGTAG